Proteins from a single region of Chryseomicrobium sp. FSL W7-1435:
- a CDS encoding UPF0223 family protein, whose protein sequence is MANEYSYPLSFDWTTEEMVAVVEFYQAIEEAYEKGITRDKVMTHYKKFKEVVRSIAEEKTSFREFEEASGYSAYPVVKAAKEGQERIRLTKKTK, encoded by the coding sequence ATGGCAAATGAATACAGTTACCCATTGTCTTTTGATTGGACAACGGAAGAAATGGTGGCAGTAGTCGAATTTTATCAGGCTATCGAAGAAGCTTACGAAAAAGGTATTACGCGTGACAAAGTGATGACGCATTACAAGAAGTTTAAAGAAGTGGTTCGCTCCATAGCTGAGGAAAAGACTTCGTTTAGAGAGTTTGAAGAGGCAAGCGGCTATTCTGCTTACCCGGTTGTGAAAGCGGCAAAGGAAGGGCAAGAACGCATTCGCTTAACTAAAAAAACTAAGTAG
- a CDS encoding aminotransferase class I/II-fold pyridoxal phosphate-dependent enzyme translates to MSQLETPLFDALLKHRNRHPIQFHIPGHKKGQGIDPAFREFVGDNVLSIDLINIAPLDDLHSPKGAIKKAQHLAAEAFGADATFFSVQGTSGAIMTMILTICGPGDKLLVPRNVHKSIMSAIVFAGAIPVFIHPEVDTELGISHGISAESVERALDAHPDASGLLVINPTYFGFAADLKRIVDLAHSRNIPVVVDEAHGVHIHFHDKLPISAMAAGADMAATSVHKLGGSMTQTSVLNVREGLVSAKRVQSILSMLTTTSTSYPLLASLDTARRQLAIHGYDLIDSAIRISKDARKRINAIPHLYCAGVEKLTTSATYDMDPTKILISVKDLGITGYEAEVWLREKANIEVELSDLYNILCLLTLGDTKKEVNLLLNALTRMSAAFESDAAIKETEVTLPAIPALAMSPRDAFYAKTEIIPLAEATGRISAEFVMVYPPGIPIFIPGEIIAQDNIDYIYMNMEAGLPVQGPEDDTLETIHVIKETKAIY, encoded by the coding sequence TTGTCACAATTAGAAACTCCCTTGTTCGATGCCCTTCTCAAGCACCGTAACAGGCATCCGATTCAATTCCACATTCCAGGACACAAAAAAGGTCAAGGAATTGATCCGGCATTTCGAGAGTTCGTTGGCGATAATGTATTGTCGATCGATTTAATTAATATTGCTCCTTTGGATGATCTTCATTCGCCAAAAGGCGCTATCAAAAAAGCGCAGCATCTTGCCGCAGAAGCGTTTGGAGCAGACGCTACATTCTTTTCTGTACAAGGTACAAGCGGCGCTATCATGACTATGATTTTGACGATTTGTGGACCAGGAGACAAACTGTTGGTTCCTCGAAATGTTCATAAATCCATCATGTCTGCCATCGTCTTTGCTGGGGCTATCCCGGTCTTCATTCACCCAGAAGTCGATACAGAGCTTGGAATCTCTCATGGTATTTCAGCAGAATCAGTAGAGAGAGCGTTAGATGCGCATCCAGACGCTAGTGGCCTTTTAGTTATCAACCCAACTTATTTCGGATTTGCTGCCGACTTGAAGCGAATCGTCGATTTAGCTCACAGCCGCAATATCCCAGTGGTCGTCGATGAAGCTCATGGCGTCCACATACATTTTCATGACAAATTACCGATTTCAGCTATGGCAGCAGGAGCTGATATGGCAGCCACTTCAGTGCATAAATTAGGTGGCTCTATGACGCAGACTTCGGTGTTAAATGTACGAGAAGGTCTAGTTTCAGCAAAACGCGTTCAATCCATCCTATCTATGTTAACGACGACATCTACATCTTATCCACTTTTAGCTTCTTTAGATACGGCTCGTCGCCAACTAGCCATCCACGGATACGATTTGATTGATAGCGCAATTCGCATCTCAAAGGACGCCCGCAAACGAATTAACGCCATCCCGCATTTGTATTGCGCAGGAGTTGAAAAACTAACGACTTCGGCAACCTATGACATGGACCCTACAAAAATTCTTATCAGCGTAAAAGATTTAGGAATCACGGGTTACGAGGCAGAGGTGTGGTTACGTGAGAAAGCAAATATTGAAGTTGAACTTTCTGACCTTTACAACATTCTGTGTCTCCTCACGTTAGGTGATACTAAAAAAGAAGTGAATTTGTTACTCAATGCTCTGACTAGAATGTCAGCAGCTTTTGAATCTGACGCAGCTATCAAAGAAACAGAGGTCACATTGCCTGCCATCCCTGCTCTTGCGATGTCACCACGAGATGCTTTTTATGCTAAAACAGAAATTATTCCTTTAGCGGAAGCAACTGGTCGTATCTCAGCTGAGTTTGTGATGGTTTATCCACCGGGTATTCCCATCTTTATTCCAGGCGAAATTATCGCGCAAGATAATATTGATTATATTTATATGAATATGGAAGCAGGTCTACCTGTTCAAGGGCCAGAAGATGATACTCTTGAAACGATTCATGTGATTAAAGAAACAAAAGCTATTTATTAA
- a CDS encoding nitronate monooxygenase family protein, translated as MKTRITELLGIEKPIVQGGLAYLAYSDLCAAVSNAGGLGQITAMSLPGTEELRSEIRRVRELTDQPFGVNYAIGQHGRPFEHMVQVAVEEAVPVISMTGGNPAPLFTLLEGTSIKKLVLVAAVRQAVKAQELGADAVMVVGQEGGGHLGRDDVATQILIRKVSQSLKIPVIASGGIADGYGIMAALALGAEGVEMGTRFIATTECVHASTAYKQAIIAAGEQDTVVIKRSIGAPARALKSDWTTKILEIEEVTPTYEALKDLISGEANKKFIYEGLQEEGFGWAGQAVGLINDIPSVKQLLTRFDQEMNEVKERWCN; from the coding sequence ATGAAAACACGAATAACAGAACTATTAGGTATCGAGAAACCGATTGTACAAGGGGGTCTTGCCTATTTAGCGTATTCTGACTTATGTGCAGCTGTTTCAAACGCAGGGGGACTTGGTCAAATCACTGCGATGAGTTTGCCAGGAACTGAAGAACTACGTTCAGAGATTCGACGTGTGCGAGAACTGACAGATCAACCTTTTGGAGTCAATTATGCTATTGGGCAACATGGTAGACCATTCGAACATATGGTGCAGGTAGCTGTGGAAGAAGCAGTTCCAGTCATAAGTATGACAGGTGGGAACCCAGCGCCTTTATTCACCTTACTCGAAGGAACATCGATCAAAAAATTGGTGCTTGTAGCAGCAGTGCGCCAAGCCGTAAAAGCGCAAGAGTTAGGTGCCGATGCTGTTATGGTAGTAGGACAAGAAGGGGGAGGTCATCTTGGTCGTGATGACGTAGCCACTCAAATCTTAATTCGAAAAGTTTCCCAGTCTTTAAAGATCCCAGTCATTGCATCAGGGGGCATTGCAGATGGGTACGGAATTATGGCCGCTCTTGCGTTAGGAGCAGAAGGGGTTGAGATGGGGACGCGCTTTATTGCAACTACTGAATGCGTGCATGCTTCAACTGCCTATAAACAAGCCATTATAGCTGCGGGTGAACAAGACACGGTAGTCATCAAACGTTCTATCGGAGCCCCAGCTCGTGCGTTAAAATCAGACTGGACAACAAAAATTCTTGAAATCGAAGAAGTAACACCTACTTACGAAGCGTTGAAAGATTTAATTAGTGGTGAAGCAAATAAGAAATTCATTTATGAAGGTTTACAGGAGGAAGGCTTTGGATGGGCTGGACAAGCGGTCGGACTAATCAACGATATTCCGAGTGTGAAACAATTGCTGACTCGATTTGACCAAGAAATGAATGAAGTGAAAGAAAGATGGTGCAACTAA
- a CDS encoding dihydrolipoamide acetyltransferase family protein has translation MAFEFRLPDIGEGIHEGEIVKWFVKAGDEINEDDILCEVQNDKAVVEIPSPVKGKVEEVLVEEGTVAVVGDVLVRIDAPGYEDLKFKGDDKEDAPAKKEASKTEEQVQATAEAGQDVEKKETAPSKEEKEEVTKEQPEPAEQKEKPKGSERIIAMPSVRKFARDNSVEIAEVTGSGKNGRIMKEDIESFMNGDQTSSAAEEAAVPQQEATESKSQEAPKKSTPQATEGEFPETREKISGIRKAIAKAMVHSKHTAPHVTLMDEVDVTELVAHRKKFKEIAAEKEIKLTYLPYVVKALVSTLREFPALNVSYDDDAQEIVHKHYYNIGIAADTEKGLLVPVIKNADRKSMFAISDEINTLATKARDGKLSPQDMKGASCSITNIGSAGGQWFTPVINHPEVAILGIGRISEKPVIKNGEIVAAPVLALSLSFDHRMVDGATAQHALNHIKRLLGNPEHLLMEA, from the coding sequence GTGGCATTTGAATTTCGATTACCAGACATTGGAGAAGGTATCCATGAAGGAGAAATCGTCAAGTGGTTCGTAAAAGCTGGCGATGAAATAAATGAAGACGACATTCTGTGCGAAGTGCAGAACGATAAAGCAGTCGTTGAAATCCCTTCACCTGTTAAAGGGAAAGTGGAAGAAGTTTTAGTAGAAGAAGGAACTGTAGCAGTCGTTGGAGATGTTTTAGTTCGAATCGATGCTCCTGGCTATGAAGACCTTAAATTTAAAGGGGACGACAAAGAAGACGCTCCTGCGAAAAAAGAGGCTTCTAAAACAGAAGAACAAGTTCAAGCTACAGCTGAAGCAGGTCAAGACGTTGAGAAAAAAGAAACTGCTCCTTCTAAAGAAGAAAAAGAAGAAGTGACGAAAGAGCAACCAGAACCAGCAGAACAAAAGGAAAAACCTAAAGGATCAGAGCGCATTATTGCTATGCCTTCAGTCCGCAAGTTTGCGCGCGACAACAGTGTTGAGATTGCTGAAGTGACTGGTAGTGGGAAAAACGGACGTATCATGAAAGAAGATATTGAAAGCTTCATGAATGGAGATCAAACGTCTTCAGCAGCAGAAGAAGCAGCTGTGCCACAACAAGAGGCAACAGAGTCAAAATCTCAAGAAGCGCCGAAAAAATCTACTCCTCAAGCTACTGAAGGAGAGTTCCCTGAAACTCGTGAAAAGATTTCAGGTATTCGAAAAGCAATTGCAAAAGCGATGGTTCACTCGAAACACACAGCTCCTCACGTAACGCTTATGGATGAAGTAGACGTTACAGAATTAGTTGCTCACCGCAAGAAATTTAAAGAAATCGCGGCTGAGAAAGAAATTAAGTTGACGTACCTACCATATGTGGTAAAAGCTTTGGTAAGCACGCTTCGTGAATTCCCAGCACTAAACGTTTCTTATGACGACGATGCACAAGAAATCGTTCACAAGCACTATTACAATATTGGAATTGCAGCAGACACTGAAAAGGGTCTACTTGTTCCAGTAATTAAAAATGCAGACCGCAAATCGATGTTCGCGATTTCAGACGAAATCAACACATTGGCAACTAAAGCACGTGATGGCAAATTAAGCCCACAAGATATGAAAGGTGCTTCATGCTCGATCACAAATATCGGATCAGCTGGAGGTCAATGGTTTACACCAGTAATCAATCATCCAGAAGTAGCTATTTTAGGAATTGGTCGAATTTCTGAGAAGCCTGTCATTAAAAATGGTGAAATTGTAGCAGCACCTGTGTTAGCATTATCATTGAGCTTTGATCACCGTATGGTGGATGGTGCAACTGCCCAACATGCGTTGAATCACATCAAACGATTACTGGGTAACCCAGAACATCTATTAATGGAGGCGTAA
- a CDS encoding DUF1054 domain-containing protein: MSYWTQKDFDVFKKEGLEARMQGLETQIRPKFHELGAQFSDELAAKLGHEMFPHVAKHARRTVNPPKDSWVAFAPYKRGYKALPHFQIGLWESHVFIILAVIYEAPTKTAIADKLGKKMSLITSLPKDYVISGNHMKPDAEAITKSTTAHYLQRLATIKKGELVIGRHLSVDEAATLSKEQFYTYVTDTFDELLPLYQKMTELN, encoded by the coding sequence ATGAGTTATTGGACACAAAAAGATTTTGACGTATTTAAAAAAGAAGGATTAGAAGCTCGCATGCAAGGCCTGGAAACTCAGATCCGTCCTAAGTTTCATGAACTAGGTGCACAGTTTTCAGATGAATTAGCAGCTAAGCTTGGCCATGAGATGTTTCCCCATGTGGCTAAACACGCTAGACGCACTGTTAACCCTCCTAAAGATAGTTGGGTGGCATTCGCTCCCTATAAAAGAGGCTATAAAGCGCTTCCTCATTTCCAGATTGGTTTATGGGAAAGTCATGTATTTATAATTCTTGCTGTCATTTATGAAGCACCTACCAAAACAGCCATTGCCGATAAGTTAGGAAAGAAGATGTCGTTAATCACTTCCCTCCCTAAAGATTATGTGATTTCGGGAAATCATATGAAACCCGATGCTGAAGCTATCACGAAATCTACAACGGCTCATTATTTGCAACGATTAGCAACAATCAAAAAAGGGGAGCTGGTCATCGGACGACATTTGTCAGTTGATGAAGCAGCTACCCTTTCGAAAGAACAATTCTATACGTATGTAACAGATACATTCGATGAATTACTTCCTTTATATCAAAAAATGACAGAACTAAACTAA
- the lpdA gene encoding dihydrolipoyl dehydrogenase codes for MVVGDFPIEVDTLVVGSGPGGYVAAIRAAQTGQKVTVVEKEHIGGVCLNVGCIPSKALISVGHRFEQAKHSDNMGITASDVTIDFAKAQEFKNSVVKKLTGGVSGLLKGNGVEVVDGEAYFVDANTVRIMKEDSAQTYKFKNAIIATGSRPVEIPTFKYSKRVINSTGALALNEVPAKLVVIGGGYIGTELGTAYANLGSEVTIIEGGNDILAGFEKQMTQIVKKALKKKGVEVAVKASAKGVEETETGVTVTYEVGGEEKTIEADYALVTVGRRPNTDEIGLEEIGIKFGERGLIEVDEQCRTSVENIYAIGDIVAGPQLAHKASYEGKVAAEAIAGEKSVVDYLAIPAVCFTDPELATVGLSEEQAKAEGYEVNAGKFPFGANGRALALDATEGFVKLVSRKEDGLLIGAQIVGQGASDMIAELGLAIEAGMTVEDIAMTIHAHPTLGEISMEAAEVVMGHPIHILSK; via the coding sequence ATGGTAGTAGGAGATTTTCCAATCGAAGTAGATACACTGGTCGTTGGATCAGGCCCTGGTGGTTATGTTGCCGCAATTCGCGCAGCACAAACAGGACAAAAAGTTACAGTAGTTGAAAAAGAACATATTGGTGGCGTTTGTCTAAATGTTGGATGTATTCCTTCAAAAGCGTTGATCTCTGTAGGTCACCGTTTTGAACAAGCGAAACACTCAGACAACATGGGTATTACAGCATCTGACGTAACTATTGACTTCGCTAAAGCGCAAGAATTTAAAAACAGCGTTGTTAAGAAATTAACTGGCGGCGTATCTGGTCTTTTAAAAGGAAATGGCGTTGAAGTGGTTGATGGAGAAGCTTATTTCGTTGATGCGAACACTGTACGTATCATGAAAGAAGATAGCGCTCAGACATACAAATTCAAAAACGCAATCATTGCTACTGGTTCTCGTCCAGTAGAGATTCCAACTTTTAAATATTCTAAACGCGTTATCAACTCAACAGGAGCTCTAGCTCTTAACGAAGTGCCTGCAAAATTGGTCGTTATCGGTGGCGGGTACATCGGTACTGAATTAGGTACAGCTTATGCTAACCTAGGTTCTGAAGTAACAATCATTGAAGGTGGAAATGACATCTTAGCTGGTTTTGAAAAACAAATGACACAAATCGTGAAAAAAGCACTTAAGAAAAAAGGTGTAGAAGTTGCGGTTAAGGCATCTGCTAAGGGTGTTGAAGAAACTGAAACTGGCGTTACTGTAACGTATGAAGTTGGCGGAGAAGAAAAAACAATTGAAGCTGACTATGCATTAGTAACAGTTGGACGTCGCCCGAACACGGATGAAATCGGTTTAGAAGAAATCGGTATCAAATTCGGTGAGCGTGGTTTGATCGAGGTTGATGAGCAGTGCCGTACAAGCGTAGAGAACATCTATGCAATCGGTGATATCGTAGCAGGACCTCAGTTAGCTCACAAAGCTTCTTATGAAGGTAAAGTGGCTGCTGAAGCAATTGCTGGTGAAAAATCAGTAGTTGATTACTTAGCTATCCCAGCTGTATGTTTCACAGATCCAGAACTAGCAACAGTTGGTCTTTCTGAAGAACAAGCAAAAGCTGAAGGCTATGAAGTGAACGCTGGGAAATTCCCATTCGGCGCAAACGGACGTGCCCTTGCACTTGATGCTACAGAGGGCTTTGTGAAGCTTGTTTCTCGTAAAGAAGATGGATTATTAATTGGTGCACAAATCGTAGGTCAAGGCGCGTCAGATATGATCGCTGAACTTGGTCTAGCAATTGAAGCAGGCATGACGGTGGAAGACATCGCTATGACAATTCATGCTCACCCAACACTTGGTGAGATTTCAATGGAAGCTGCAGAAGTTGTGATGGGTCACCCAATCCACATCCTAAGTAAATAA
- a CDS encoding YlaF family protein: MKNLKWIFVLYSLLAIAAMASIGVAVSYRSVPFVLLAIFALIVIMGFGFKKKKEYREKGLLD, from the coding sequence ATGAAAAATTTAAAATGGATTTTTGTACTGTATTCTTTGCTTGCCATCGCTGCAATGGCGTCTATCGGAGTGGCCGTTTCCTACCGAAGTGTACCTTTTGTATTACTTGCGATTTTTGCACTGATCGTCATAATGGGATTTGGCTTTAAAAAGAAAAAAGAGTACCGAGAAAAAGGATTACTCGACTAA
- a CDS encoding polysaccharide deacetylase family protein codes for MNKHLIALLSLSLVLSACADQEANQPEETNDQAQEQVEEPEQPEEVEEEVEEVEEVTSEPKYELNEANWTLVPIADAPEQAVLLTIDDAPDTYSLEMAETLLALEVPAIFFVNGHFIDTDEEKETLRKIYDMGFAIGNHTETHANLRDSSEEQQQQEIMTINTTIEEAIGEKPQFFRAPFGVNTDFSKELVASEGMLLMNWTYGYDWEAQYQDASALADIMVNTPYLTNGANLLMHDREWTAGALEEIVLGLKEKGYGFIDPKEIQIPQ; via the coding sequence TTGAATAAACACCTGATTGCATTACTATCGCTGAGCCTTGTACTTTCTGCATGTGCGGATCAAGAAGCTAATCAACCTGAAGAGACAAATGATCAAGCACAAGAGCAAGTAGAAGAGCCTGAACAACCTGAAGAAGTGGAAGAAGAGGTTGAAGAGGTAGAAGAAGTAACAAGTGAGCCAAAGTATGAGTTGAATGAAGCAAATTGGACGCTCGTGCCGATTGCAGATGCTCCTGAACAAGCAGTTTTACTGACGATTGATGATGCACCTGATACATATAGCTTAGAGATGGCCGAGACATTGCTTGCACTAGAAGTTCCAGCAATATTTTTTGTGAACGGACACTTTATTGATACTGATGAAGAAAAAGAAACTTTACGCAAAATCTATGACATGGGGTTTGCTATTGGCAATCATACTGAAACACATGCAAACCTGCGTGACAGCTCGGAAGAACAACAACAGCAAGAAATTATGACAATTAATACGACTATAGAAGAAGCTATTGGTGAAAAACCTCAATTCTTCCGTGCACCATTTGGGGTCAATACCGATTTCAGTAAAGAACTCGTGGCTTCAGAAGGTATGCTGTTGATGAATTGGACCTACGGATACGATTGGGAAGCGCAATACCAAGACGCTTCAGCATTGGCTGATATAATGGTTAACACGCCCTATTTAACGAATGGTGCGAATCTTTTAATGCATGACCGAGAATGGACAGCAGGCGCTTTAGAAGAGATTGTACTGGGTCTCAAAGAAAAAGGCTACGGCTTTATTGATCCCAAAGAAATTCAAATTCCACAATAA
- a CDS encoding YlaI family protein: MRVKCVICDRIDRLEDDLPLAKKLRNRFITTYMCPECSDRIKKNTEARLATGNFRFYRSSHPAEDEF; the protein is encoded by the coding sequence ATGCGAGTAAAATGTGTAATCTGCGACCGCATTGACCGTTTAGAAGATGATTTACCATTAGCAAAAAAACTTCGTAATCGATTTATTACGACTTATATGTGTCCGGAATGTTCCGATCGCATCAAAAAAAATACAGAAGCTCGTTTAGCAACTGGTAACTTCCGCTTCTATAGAAGTTCTCATCCTGCTGAAGATGAATTTTAA
- a CDS encoding YlaH-like family protein: protein MVFGRMSAISRFIYEQMPNFDVAGYVLFFIIFALSVLVYKLGFAKRLPLRQNIVIYLFLFIGCLVLTFLAFFLPIVEGLMVAALILIIYKVRMRLEKRGTTA, encoded by the coding sequence ATGGTTTTTGGTAGGATGTCTGCAATTTCCCGGTTCATTTACGAGCAAATGCCAAACTTTGATGTGGCAGGGTATGTTTTGTTTTTCATCATCTTTGCTTTGTCAGTTCTTGTTTATAAACTAGGGTTTGCCAAGAGGTTACCACTTCGCCAAAATATAGTGATTTATTTGTTTCTATTTATTGGATGCTTGGTACTCACATTCCTGGCATTCTTCCTACCAATAGTCGAAGGACTAATGGTGGCTGCTTTAATTTTAATCATCTATAAAGTTCGTATGCGTCTTGAAAAACGAGGCACAACAGCTTGA
- the typA gene encoding translational GTPase TypA, translated as MTNTRQDLRNIAIIAHVDHGKTTLVDQMLKQSGTFRSNEHVDERAMDSNDIERERGITILAKNTAIQYKDTKINILDTPGHADFGGEVERIMKMVDGVLLIVDAYEGCMPQTRFVLKKALEQNLQPIVVVNKIDRDFARPEEVVDEVLELFIELDANDDQLEFPVIFASGMNGTASLSSDPADQDENMQVIYDAIIEKIPAPVDNSEEGLQFQVALLDYNDYVGRIGIGRVFRGTMTVGQQVSLMKLDGTVKNFRVTKMFGFMGLKRIEIQEAKAGDLIAVSGMEDINVGETVCPIEHPEALPILRIDEPTLQMTFLVNNSPFAGREGKWVTARKIEERLLAQLETDVSLRVEETDSPDAWVVSGRGELHLSILIENMRREGFEIQVSKPEVIVRLIDGVRMEPVERVQIDIPEEHTGSIIESMGERKGEMLDMINNGSGQVRLIFMVPARGLIGYTTDFLTLTRGYGIINHTFDSYQPMAQGRVGGRSKGVLVSMETGKASEYGILGVEDRGTIFVEPGTDIYEGMIVGEHTRDNDLTVNITKVKAANNIRSANKEATTTRKKPRIMTLEEALEYLNDDEYCEITPQSIRLRKKVLDKNERERMAKKNKYAEQS; from the coding sequence ATGACTAATACTCGTCAAGATTTACGTAATATCGCTATTATTGCTCACGTTGACCATGGTAAAACAACGTTAGTAGACCAAATGTTGAAACAATCAGGTACGTTCCGTTCGAATGAACATGTTGATGAACGTGCAATGGACTCGAATGACATTGAAAGAGAGCGTGGAATCACGATTCTCGCAAAAAACACAGCAATCCAGTACAAAGACACGAAAATTAATATTTTGGACACGCCTGGTCACGCCGATTTCGGTGGTGAAGTAGAACGTATCATGAAAATGGTAGATGGTGTTCTTCTTATTGTTGATGCATACGAAGGTTGTATGCCACAAACTCGTTTCGTACTGAAAAAAGCATTAGAACAAAACTTACAGCCAATCGTAGTTGTTAATAAAATTGACCGTGATTTTGCTCGTCCAGAAGAAGTAGTAGATGAAGTTTTAGAATTATTCATTGAACTTGATGCAAATGATGACCAGTTAGAATTCCCTGTAATCTTTGCTTCCGGAATGAACGGAACAGCAAGTTTATCATCCGATCCAGCTGATCAAGATGAAAACATGCAGGTTATTTATGATGCAATCATTGAAAAAATTCCAGCACCAGTAGATAACAGTGAGGAAGGTTTACAATTCCAAGTAGCCCTTCTTGATTATAATGACTACGTAGGACGTATCGGTATCGGGCGTGTGTTCCGTGGAACAATGACAGTTGGCCAACAGGTTTCACTAATGAAGCTTGATGGAACAGTGAAAAACTTCCGTGTGACTAAAATGTTCGGATTTATGGGACTAAAACGTATTGAAATTCAAGAAGCTAAAGCAGGAGATCTGATTGCGGTTTCTGGTATGGAAGACATTAACGTTGGAGAAACAGTTTGTCCGATTGAACATCCTGAGGCGCTGCCAATTCTTCGTATTGATGAGCCAACTCTTCAAATGACGTTCTTAGTAAACAACAGTCCATTCGCAGGTCGCGAAGGGAAATGGGTTACAGCGCGTAAAATCGAAGAGCGTCTTCTTGCACAATTAGAGACAGATGTTTCTCTACGTGTTGAAGAAACTGATTCACCGGATGCTTGGGTAGTATCAGGTCGTGGAGAGCTTCACTTATCCATCTTGATTGAAAACATGCGTCGTGAGGGCTTTGAAATTCAAGTTTCAAAACCTGAAGTTATCGTTCGCTTAATCGATGGTGTTCGTATGGAGCCTGTTGAACGTGTACAAATTGACATCCCTGAAGAGCACACTGGTTCGATCATTGAATCAATGGGTGAGCGTAAAGGTGAAATGCTTGATATGATCAATAACGGTTCTGGCCAAGTACGTTTAATCTTCATGGTTCCAGCTCGTGGTTTGATTGGATACACGACAGATTTCTTAACACTTACTCGTGGTTACGGAATCATCAACCATACATTCGATAGCTACCAACCAATGGCACAAGGCCGTGTTGGTGGACGTTCTAAAGGTGTTCTTGTTTCAATGGAGACAGGTAAAGCCTCTGAATACGGAATTTTAGGTGTTGAGGACCGTGGAACAATTTTCGTTGAGCCAGGTACTGATATCTATGAAGGAATGATTGTAGGAGAGCACACGCGTGATAATGACTTAACAGTTAACATCACGAAAGTGAAAGCTGCTAATAACATCCGTTCAGCAAATAAAGAAGCAACAACTACTCGCAAAAAACCACGTATCATGACGCTTGAAGAAGCTCTTGAATACTTGAACGATGATGAGTACTGTGAAATCACACCTCAATCAATTCGTTTGCGTAAAAAAGTACTTGATAAAAATGAGCGTGAGCGTATGGCTAAGAAGAATAAATACGCAGAGCAATCCTAG
- a CDS encoding inositol monophosphatase family protein: MNLVQIDEVAQSIIKQAGERIKASLHTQMTITEKSSPSDLVTNIDMETEQFFVSQVNQHFPTHRLLGEEGFGDTITDWDGYVWIVDPIDGTTNFINQQRNFCITVGIYKEGIGELGYIYQVMTGEMISATKGQGAFQNGKQLPKLATTQFEDSLIGVNASWVAPNRHIDHTKVAELVKRVRGTRSYGSAALEISYVVTGRLDAYFSMRLSAWDVAGGMVIAEEVGAICGTLGGGPFDLLKNQPFIIANPALFDEIITYYLTPQTT, encoded by the coding sequence ATGAACTTAGTGCAAATTGATGAAGTCGCACAAAGCATTATTAAACAAGCGGGCGAACGTATTAAGGCATCCCTACATACTCAGATGACCATTACTGAAAAAAGTTCTCCTTCAGATCTTGTTACAAATATTGATATGGAAACGGAACAATTTTTTGTATCTCAAGTAAATCAACACTTTCCTACACATCGATTATTAGGGGAAGAAGGATTTGGAGACACTATTACTGATTGGGATGGTTATGTTTGGATTGTCGACCCTATTGATGGGACAACCAATTTTATCAATCAACAACGTAATTTTTGTATAACGGTAGGGATTTATAAAGAGGGCATTGGAGAACTTGGGTATATTTATCAAGTAATGACCGGCGAAATGATTTCCGCTACAAAAGGACAAGGTGCTTTTCAGAATGGAAAACAGCTGCCTAAATTGGCTACTACACAATTTGAAGATAGCTTAATTGGTGTGAATGCATCTTGGGTAGCCCCTAACCGACATATCGATCACACAAAAGTTGCTGAGCTAGTAAAGCGAGTGCGAGGGACTCGATCTTATGGTTCGGCGGCACTTGAAATTAGCTATGTCGTAACGGGTCGCTTGGACGCATATTTCTCGATGCGCTTATCTGCTTGGGATGTTGCTGGAGGAATGGTAATCGCTGAGGAAGTGGGAGCAATTTGTGGCACACTTGGTGGAGGACCTTTTGATCTACTGAAAAATCAGCCTTTTATTATTGCGAATCCCGCATTATTTGATGAAATAATTACTTATTACCTGACGCCTCAAACAACGTAA